The genomic window TACGACGACGACTTCAGCAGGTAGAACTCGATCTCGGGGTGCGTGTAAAACGTGAACCCGGCGTCGGCGGCCTTCGCGAGCGCGCGCTTGAGCACGTTGCGCGGGTCGGCGACAGCGGGCTGGCCATCGGGCGTCGTGATGTCGCAGAACATGCGCGCGGTCGGGTCGATCTCGCCCCGCCACGGCAGGATCTGGAAGGTCGACGGGTCCGGGTGCGCGAGCAGGTCGGACTCGTAGGAGCGGGTGAGGCCTTCGATCGCCGAGCCGTCGAACCCGAGCCCCTCGGCGAACGCGCCCTCGACCTCGGCGGGGGCGATCGCGACCGACTTCAGGGTTCCGATGACATCGGTGAACCACAGGCGGACGAACTTGACGCCGCGCTCCTCGATCGTGCGCAGTACGAAGTCACGCTGCTTGTCCATCGCTTCCCCTCCGGCGGGTGTCGCCCCGGCCAGCCTACTGGTCGTCGGAGCCCGCGCCGCCCCGCGCCGAGCCTGACCCCCACGAGTCCTCGCGGGCCTCCTCTTCGGCCCACGCCCGTGACCGGTCGGCGAGCAGCTTCGGGGCGCGCGCAGCCTCTTCTTCGGTGTCGAAGGGGCCTGCGCGATCGACGGCCGGGGACTCGTATCCCCGCTCGACCTTGCCGGTGGTCAGGTTGTACCAGTACTTCTCGGCGCCGCTGGTCATGATCCGCCCCTTCGTCGGTGTGCAGCCCGATCTTACCGAGGGCCTCCGACGGCCTGGATAGGCTGGAGTCATGAGCAATGCGATCACGGCAGTCGGGGTGGACATCGGCGGCACCGGCATCAAGGGCGCCCTGGTCGACCTGAAGACCGGAGTCCTTCTGAGCGACCGCGTCAAGGTGCGCACCCCTGCCGGTGCCGAGCCGGATGACGTGCTGGCCGCGGTGCGCCAGGTGCTGGACACCCTGGGCGTCAGCGACGCGGAGGTGCCGCTGGGCGTCGCGTTCCCGGCCATCGTGAAGCACGGCCGCACGCTGTCCGCGGCGAACGTCGCCGACACGTGGATCGGCTTCGAAGCGGAGAAGTTCTTCGAGGATGGCCTCGGCCGTGAGATCCATTTCGCCAACGACGCCGATGTGGCCGGCGTCGCGGAGCTGCGCTTCGGCGCGGCGCGTGATGCGGCCGGGCTCACGATCCTCACGACCCTCGGCACCGGCATCGGGTCGGCGATGATCCACGACGGCGTGCTGATCCCGAACTCCGAACTCGGCCACCTGCAGCGGGCCGGGGAGACCACGGACGCGGAGGCCTACGCCGCGTACTCGGCGATGGAGCGCGAGAACCTCGACTGGCCGCAGTGGGCCGCGCGGCTGCAGTGGTACTACAGCCACGTCGAGTTCCTCTTCAGCCCCGACCTCTTCATCGTCGGCGGCGGCGTCTCGAAGCACGCCGACCAGTTCCTGCCGCTCCTGGACCTCAAGACCCCGATCGTTCCGGCTGTGCACCGCAACAACGCCGGCATCATCGGCGCCGCGGCGCTCGCGCTGGCGACGGCCGGGACGGATGCCGTCGGTGGCGCCGCCGATTCCCTCGCGGAGGCCACGACCGGCTGAACCGAGGCGAATGGCCGGCCCCGCCCCGCTATCCTCGAGCCATGAGCTGCCAACGCTAGCCCCGTCCGGGGGCGGCGACCGACGAGGGGAACCTCTATGCGTGGCATGCTCTGCGACACTCTTTTCCGCCTGTTCGGCCACCATGTCTGCTGTGGCCGGATTCCGAGCTGGACCGCGCGCGTCGGCCAGCGCTGGGACACCTGGGACGTGGCGCCGTGGAATCTCTACAACGTCATCTGGCGTGTGCAGCACTGGGTGCGCAGCGGGATGAGCTGATCTGACGGACTCACCGTGCCCCCGGACAGCTTGCGGCGGAGAGGTCTGCGCCCGCCGGGCGGGAGAGGGCGAATGGGCCGGCCTGTACGCCGGGTTCTGTTCGGGGGCCGAAGCCCCGTTGACGGTCATCTCTCTCGGCGACACGTTGCCGTGCCGCTCCAGCGGCCTACCCGGGGACTCGGCGGGCCGCGTCGTCATCCCCTGTCTGGCCTTGCTCCGGACGAGGTTTACCTTGCGGGTCGTGTCACCACGACCCCGGTGGTCTCTTACACCACCCTTTCACCCTTACCGGGACCGAAGTCCCGGCGGTCTGCTCTCTGTGGCACTGTCTCGCGGATCACTCCGGGTGGGTGTTACCCACCATCCTGCCCTGTGGAGCCCGGACGTTCCTCGGCGCGGTTTCCCGCTACGCGACCGTCCGGCCGACCCATTCGCCCCCGAAGTCTACCGGTGCCCGCTCTGACGCAACCGACATGCCGCCCGGAGCCGTTGTCTCCCTGCCTCGCCTGGAGTAGCCTCTCGCGCATTGGGGAACGGGCAATGGGTGCCCGCCATCGGCCTTTGGGGAGGCATGATGTTTCGTTCAACCGTTTCGGCGATCGCGCTTGCCGCGCTCGTGATCATCGGGGCTCCGGCCGCAGCATCGGCTGCCACGCCGCCGCCCGACCCGTACACCCCGGATCTGGTGGTCGAGCCGTCTTTGACGGGGTCGTCCGCCGTCGGCGAATGTCTGCGGGACGCACCGTACATCGATTACTCCGTCGTGCTGGCCGACCCTGACTCTCAGGTCTCTGAGACCGCCGTCACGATGACGCTGACCAACGGCGTGCAGTCGACGGACCCGATCCCGCTGGGCGATCTCGTCGATGGTCGTCTGTCGGGGCGGGTGCTCTGGCCCGGTGCGGTCGTCGGCCCCGACGGCGCCGGCGTCGGATGGCCCGGCTACGAGCTGGTCGACGGCGACTGGGTGCGCACCGACGCCAACTTCGCGTGGACGCGCGGCAATGTCACCGCGGTGCTCCATGTGAATCCGTCGATCTCCGTTCCGATCTCCTACCCGCAGGCGACTCCCGAGTGCCTGACGGCCACGACCGCGAGCACGGGTGCGTCCGGCGGCTCGGCCGGTCTGGCGGCGACCGGGGGCACGACCGCCGTGCTCCTGCCCCTGGGGCTCGGGGCCGGTGCCCTCGTCGCGGGTGGCGCGGGTCTTCTGCTGCTTCGTCGCCACCGGTCCGCGCGATCGTGACACGGACACCTCCCGCGCGCCGGACCGTTCCGGTGCGCGGGGTGGTGTGGGCGAGCGTCGTGATGCTCTGCCTTCTCGTCGTCGGACTGGGCTGGGCTGCCGTGCGCGTCGCCGGCGCCGGA from Microbacterium sp. zg-Y625 includes these protein-coding regions:
- a CDS encoding SPOR domain-containing protein, whose product is MTSGAEKYWYNLTTGKVERGYESPAVDRAGPFDTEEEAARAPKLLADRSRAWAEEEAREDSWGSGSARGGAGSDDQ
- the ppgK gene encoding polyphosphate--glucose phosphotransferase, encoding MSNAITAVGVDIGGTGIKGALVDLKTGVLLSDRVKVRTPAGAEPDDVLAAVRQVLDTLGVSDAEVPLGVAFPAIVKHGRTLSAANVADTWIGFEAEKFFEDGLGREIHFANDADVAGVAELRFGAARDAAGLTILTTLGTGIGSAMIHDGVLIPNSELGHLQRAGETTDAEAYAAYSAMERENLDWPQWAARLQWYYSHVEFLFSPDLFIVGGGVSKHADQFLPLLDLKTPIVPAVHRNNAGIIGAAALALATAGTDAVGGAADSLAEATTG
- a CDS encoding cell wall protein, with translation MMFRSTVSAIALAALVIIGAPAAASAATPPPDPYTPDLVVEPSLTGSSAVGECLRDAPYIDYSVVLADPDSQVSETAVTMTLTNGVQSTDPIPLGDLVDGRLSGRVLWPGAVVGPDGAGVGWPGYELVDGDWVRTDANFAWTRGNVTAVLHVNPSISVPISYPQATPECLTATTASTGASGGSAGLAATGGTTAVLLPLGLGAGALVAGGAGLLLLRRHRSARS